A single region of the candidate division WOR-3 bacterium genome encodes:
- a CDS encoding phosphate ABC transporter substrate-binding protein encodes MKNLFNLVKFLLVVSLTILSTTSLFGAKKNITLAGSTTVLPIAQKCAEAFMDINPKVNISVRGGGSGVGIASLIAKSVDIGMSSRPIKDKELATAKQKGVNPVGNIIALDGLAIIVHPQNPINEITLKTLKDIYTGKITNWKALGGPDREIVVVSRDVASGTFEVFKEKVLGGDKPKDDALMLASNKAVATSVQETPGAIGYVGVGYLSEGIKSLKVDGIMPSNKTVQDGTYKLARPLFMYTNGSPKGLVKEFIDFILSNTGQKLVNEAGFVPINK; translated from the coding sequence ATGAAAAACTTATTTAATTTAGTAAAGTTTTTGTTGGTGGTCAGTTTAACTATCTTATCTACAACCAGTTTATTTGGAGCCAAGAAAAACATTACCTTGGCGGGTTCAACCACAGTCTTACCGATTGCCCAAAAATGTGCTGAAGCCTTTATGGATATTAATCCGAAAGTAAATATTTCCGTGCGCGGCGGTGGTTCGGGTGTTGGTATTGCTTCACTCATTGCTAAATCGGTTGATATTGGTATGTCTTCTCGACCAATTAAGGATAAAGAATTAGCAACTGCAAAACAGAAAGGTGTTAATCCAGTTGGTAACATCATTGCTTTAGACGGCTTAGCGATTATTGTCCACCCGCAAAATCCAATTAATGAAATTACCTTAAAGACACTTAAAGATATTTACACAGGTAAAATCACTAACTGGAAAGCCTTAGGTGGTCCGGACCGCGAAATTGTCGTTGTGTCTCGAGATGTTGCCTCAGGAACTTTTGAAGTCTTCAAAGAGAAAGTGCTGGGTGGCGATAAACCGAAGGATGACGCTTTAATGCTTGCTTCGAATAAGGCAGTTGCGACTTCGGTCCAAGAAACACCTGGCGCAATTGGCTATGTCGGGGTCGGCTATCTCTCTGAAGGAATTAAGTCTTTGAAGGTGGATGGCATTATGCCAAGCAATAAAACAGTCCAAGACGGCACTTATAAATTAGCCCGACCTTTATTTATGTACACTAACGGCTCACCAAAAGGTTTGGTCAAAGAATTTATTGATTTTATCTTATCGAACACCGGTCAGAAATTAGTAAACGAGGCGGGCTTTGTACCGATTAATAAATAA
- a CDS encoding arsenate reductase ArsC, with translation MNKKKVLFICTHNSARSQMAEGLLNHLYGDRYEAYSAGTQPTMVNPYAIKVMREIGIDISHHRSKSVQEFLNQEINYVITVCDSAKETCPFFPGGKKRLHQSFQDPSDFTGNEEETLNIFRKVRDEIKMWIEETFAKIIKENTENSENPA, from the coding sequence GTGAATAAGAAAAAGGTCTTATTCATCTGTACCCATAATTCTGCACGGTCGCAAATGGCTGAAGGATTACTAAATCATTTATATGGCGATAGATACGAAGCATATAGCGCCGGCACTCAACCAACCATGGTAAATCCTTATGCAATTAAAGTGATGCGGGAGATTGGCATTGATATTTCACACCATCGGTCAAAAAGTGTGCAGGAGTTTCTAAATCAAGAAATAAATTATGTAATAACTGTTTGCGACAGCGCTAAAGAAACCTGTCCATTCTTTCCGGGTGGTAAAAAACGACTACACCAAAGTTTTCAAGACCCTTCAGACTTTACTGGCAATGAAGAAGAAACCCTAAATATCTTTAGGAAAGTAAGAGATGAGATAAAAATGTGGATTGAGGAGACCTTTGCTAAAATAATCAAAGAAAATACAGAAAATTCCGAAAACCCCGCTTGA